A part of Cannabis sativa cultivar Pink pepper isolate KNU-18-1 chromosome 6, ASM2916894v1, whole genome shotgun sequence genomic DNA contains:
- the LOC133039152 gene encoding uncharacterized protein LOC133039152 — MFAKGLRGVYLKLMRLKHLLKKFNHDKVGKIGKLYHEAQSRKNENRIVSFTTDNGITNDNFHEVVKHFVDHFKGFMGSSSKTLTGLDDYGSGFFKAVWTNIGAEICGAINEFFTSVDYRLIACCTTLYKCISKLMCNRLAMVLPIIINQNQGAFVQERSIAHNVMILQDVLKNYRRKNASPRCAMKIDIIKAYDTGSYKGAKGLRQGDPISPLLFVLIMEYLTRLLQLAAHDFNYRYHLLCKSLKLINLYFADDLIILSKGTRQSLRIIKAVLDDFSTTTWLFINTQKSHIYFGGGR; from the exons ATGTTTGCTAAAGGTTTGAGGGGTGTTTATCTGAAGTTAATGAGACTTAAGCACCTGTTAAAGAAATTTAATCATGACAAGGTGGGGAAAATTGGCAAACTTTACCATGAAGCTCAATCAAG gaaaaatgaaaaCAGGATTGTGTCTTTTACTACTGACAATGGTATTACTAATGATAATTTTCATGAAGTTGTGAAGCATTTTGTAGATCATTTCAAAGGCTTTATGGGGAGCAGTAGCAAGACCTTGACGG GTCTGGATGACTATGGCTCTGGTTTTTTCAAGGCAGTTTGGACTAATATAGGTGCTGAAATATGTGGAGCAATTAATGAGTTTTTTACTTCAg TTGACTATAGGCTAATTGCTTGTTGCACAACTCTATACAAATGCATCTCTAAGCTCATGTGTAACAGATTGGCTATGGTTCTGCCTATTATTATCAACCAAAACCAAGGTGCATTTGTTCAAGAGAGGTCCATTGCTCATAATGTGATGATTCTTCAAGATGTGTTGAAGAATTATAGAAGGAAGAATGCCTCACCTAGATGTGCTATGAAAATAGACATTATCAAGGCTTATGACACG GGTAGCTATAAAGGGGCCAAAGGTCTTCGACAAGGAGACCCCATTTCTCCTCTATTGTTTGTTCTAATCATGGAGTACCTTACTCGGCTTTTACAACTAGCTGCTCATGACTTTAACTATAGGTATCATCTCTTATGTAAAAGTTTAAAGCTTATTAACTTGTATTTTGCGGATGATTTGATAATATTGAGCAAGGGAACGAGACAATCTTTACGTATTATCAAAGCAGTTTTGGATGATTTCAGTACAACTACATGGTTGTTCATTAATACTCAAAAATCTCATATCTACTTTGGTGGGGGTAGATAG